A genomic region of Ignavibacteria bacterium contains the following coding sequences:
- a CDS encoding response regulator transcription factor: MIKILIADDHAVVREGFRKMVENDPELKIVAEAENGIEALQMVRSKNIDVVILDMSMPEMSGLDCLKQIKSEFPDLPVLIFSMHPEEQYEQRVLQAGASGYLTKKTTPMEVLQAIKDIASGKKLMSEALKERVIKGKGKLEEPHLKLSDREFQVMKLIAKGWRSKEIANYLKISEKTVTTYRGRVLKKLGLDSNSDLVRYCIEHNIEIDA, translated from the coding sequence ATGATCAAAATTCTAATTGCTGACGATCACGCTGTTGTGCGTGAAGGATTTAGAAAAATGGTTGAAAATGATCCAGAATTAAAAATTGTAGCTGAAGCTGAAAATGGCATTGAAGCACTCCAGATGGTAAGGTCAAAAAATATTGATGTAGTAATTTTAGATATGTCAATGCCCGAGATGAGCGGTCTTGACTGTTTAAAACAAATTAAAAGTGAGTTCCCTGATTTACCGGTTTTAATCTTTAGTATGCATCCTGAAGAGCAATATGAACAGCGAGTCCTTCAAGCGGGTGCCAGTGGATATCTGACAAAAAAGACAACACCAATGGAAGTGCTTCAGGCAATAAAAGATATTGCTTCCGGCAAAAAATTAATGAGTGAAGCTTTGAAAGAAAGAGTAATCAAAGGAAAAGGAAAATTAGAAGAACCTCATTTAAAACTTTCTGATAGAGAATTTCAGGTTATGAAATTAATCGCAAAAGGCTGGAGATCAAAAGAAATTGCTAATTATTTGAAAATCAGTGAAAAAACAGTAACAACTTACCGTGGAAGAGTATTGAAAAAATTGGGCTTAGATAGTAATTCCGATTTGGTTCGGTATTGTATAGAACATAATATAGAAATTGATGCTTAA